Sequence from the Alosa sapidissima isolate fAloSap1 chromosome 21, fAloSap1.pri, whole genome shotgun sequence genome:
TCTCATCCATGCTTTGTTTGAGGATGTCTCTCGGGTGATGTCACCCAGTAAGGAAACTATTCTTTATTGAGCAGCTTTGAAGATGCGTGACCTTTAACCCCCTTTTCACAATGACTTGGCGTGTCCTGTGGTAAACAGTGACTCAGCTGAGAAACGGAATGTTTCCTTTGCATCCCAAACTATGAGAGGCCGAGTCCTGAGCTTGAGCTACTGTACCTCCCCTCGTCTCGTCTGACTAAAAATGGTTATTTCTCTCCGCTCGGCAGCCTTTTAAGGATGACGTCTTCAGTgcttcctctcattctctctctctctctctctctctctctctctctctctctctctctctctctcttcccttcttctgcCAAGTCATCTTGTCCCCCTGCTGTTTAGTCTCACCCGGGGGAATTCCAATCAGCCCGGTCTCTCTGCTCGGCCATTTTGTTTCCACACGTCTGTCCTCATCACGTGCTCTCTGAGTCGGACAGACAAAACTTTAGAGGTGTATTTTTACACAAAGTACATAAATGGGTTGGCTAGGTCGGGGCATTTAATTGGTGCTGatctttgttctctctctctccctctttttttctctctctctctctgtctttccctctctctctcatctgcagTACATGCAGCAGCAATGGCCGTTGGGAATGTGAGCAGCACGCCTGCCTGATTGAGGATGACATGATCCAGGCAGTCAACAGAGGGAATTATGGGtacgttttttttattctttactgAACTCGAGACCTGAGTGTGGTGCCGGATGTGAGAGAGACCTGGGCAGCAGTCACGCTGTGgtgcccactctctctctatccctctctctctccctctctctctgtctctctatccctctctctctctccctctttattcctctatccctctttctatctctctcactctctctctctatgctccTCTATGCATGTTTTTATTGGGTGAGGTGTAGCATTCTCTCCAAGCCTGCCGCGTCAGCATCCGCTTTGGGATGTTTATGACCATAACAAAGCACCCCTCCGGACTCCCTGTAGCTTCAACTCAGAGCTTAAGACTGACATCCTGCCTTTCATtatctctcccttgctctctctctctctctctctctctctctctctctcatccctctctctccctctcttttagcTGGAGGGCGGCCAACTACACCAAGTTCTGGGGCATGACTCTGGACGAGGGGTTGCGCTACCGACTGGGCACCCAGCCCCCCTCCCGCATCGTCAAGGCCATGAACGAGATCCAGGTGAGTGCGGCTGTCCCACAGGGACGTCTGTGCACCATTTCAGCCTCCGAACGGGCTCAGAGAATTTAGTTCATCATCTTCATGCTACAGTGACCCCAGACATCCCTGTAATGCAGACAGTAGATTAATTAAAGGATAAAGaagcagaaaaaaacagaaaaaaatctacacagtttgtctgtgtttgcacaGTGCATAGTTCAGTTCAAGTACTACTAAGTTTTATCATTTCAGTGTTTCAAAATTTCAAAACATATGGGctacaacatatattttccagcTACAATTAGACAATAAAAATGAGAACAGACATGGTTAAATGATAGGAACCCCTGAAGACACAGACTGTATTagggcatttgtatgatgtgaatgataacattaattttttgtgcatttttttctcatttacattcttcagcctaaaatagcaaatgctcaaatttcatgtaatcattcacatcataccataccatcacattttattggcgttatggatgttacaaaaaatgtaattttccatggaattgcccattaCTATTACCCAAAGGTCAGCCCTCTTTCAAAGAGTTTCCCATCCATTGAATCCAATGATTCAGAAACTGTACGCTGCACCTGTCCAGCCAAGCTTACTGATGGATCACTTCTGAAGCATGTTGCCAGGAATGTGAAAATGTACCTTTGATTTCGCTTCATTCCTCTTATGTCTTTCCCGGGTCACGGGCAGACATGCTAACTTAGCCGTCCGGCGTGTGTGCGCTGAAGTCAGAGACATCACATGGGTTGCGTGGTGTGATATACCATCCTGTCGGACTCTTGTCTGTTTTCATCGAAGCCAGTGAAGCTTTCAGTCTCGCGCTCCCATTACCCTGATGGATTACATAAGGGGCGAATCAAAGAGTTTGTGGAAGCTTCTACATGAATGAATGGAGGCGGCTCGCAGATAAGATGGAGGCATCGCAGTCCCCCCCCACTTTTACCCCCATCAGCCACTGTCTACCCCCATCTCCTTACTCCCGCATCCTCAGGCAGGTCCCTACCTGCCCCTGGAGTCGGGAACGGCACCAGACCCCATTCATaaatcttttcctctctccttttttccttccatgtcttattctctctttatctttgtttttcttccccccccccgTCTATTCATTTGGCTCAGGCGACATACACCAGTGCTATGCAAAGAAAGTAATAACTGAGGAAACCGCTATAGCCTAAAGCCTGGTactttaccctctctctctatcacaaacaccacacacacacacacataccacacaaacacacacacacacacacacacataccacacaaacacacacacacacacacacacacacacacacacacacacaaagctttcATTCCTCCTTGAGATCAAAGTCTCTCATTTTGcgtgcacgctcacacacacgcacacacacacacacacacacacacacacacacacacacacacacacacacattctcactctctctctttttctctctctctctctctctctctagtgcgTCGCGTTGCCTAATCTCTAATTAATGGAAGTAATCTTTTGCCACCTGGTATGACCCCTGTCTGAGGTGTGGCTCGACAGGGGAGACTTTGCCCCAGAGTCGTCAGCCCAAAAAAAACCTACCACCACCTCCAGTCCTtccccaccagcagcagcagcacagaggCCACTCGGCAGGCACATGGCGTGGGCTGCATTCCTCTCAGGTGGCCCCGTCTGGGTGCGTGGCAGGCGGGGGGAGATGAATGGCTGGAATGCAGGAGGGCCCAGGCAGCCCAGGCAGCTGTGCTattcagacagatagagagcTTCATAGAGGCCCGAGatgcatgagagagggagagagagagagagagagagagggagtgagagacagacagagagagagagacagagaaagagagagagggaaagagggagaaagacagagagagataaaaagagagacagagacagagagcaaatgagagaggaagagagataaaaagagagagacagagagagagggagcaagagacagtgagagagggagagagataaaaagagagaaacagacagagagagagagagagagagagagagagagagagagagagagagagagagagagagagagagggagagagggagagagagcttgtTCTGGCCTGGTTCTGGACAGTTCTGGACAGTTCTGGACGTTGACTGGCTGAAACACTCCAGAGCACCTTAGACACGTCTGACATTCAAGAAGTGTTCAGAGTCTATTTTATTACTGTGGTGTGTGATGGAAAGTGAAGGAGGAGAACAGGGAGATACAATCTGGCTGGCCTAATGACACAGCTGTTTGCTATTCTGATCATGGTCAAGTGTTGAGTGCTTTTCTGGTATCTCAAGGTGACCTTTAAAGTCCCTATTTTAAGTGGACTTGTGACTAGGCCATGTGAAATTGTTCTAATACAGTAGGTCTGCGTAGACAGTAAATGGGCCTAAACACCACATTTCTTCTGCCTTCTCAGCTGGATAATTTCAGGTCTTTTGCTTGATTAAATAGCTAGATGAGGTAACCCTACCACACCATGCACTGATTCCTCTCAAAGTATTAGATGAATTGCCTACATAGTGTGTCAGCCACACTGTAAATGATACAAAGGTGTTAGAAAGGCAATATAGTGCGCTGTAGAGTGCTGTAGTTTTAATGATCCCTTTTTTGCTTCTGCCGTCAGATGAACATGGATGACTCCAACCCTTTGCCACGCTACTTCAACGCTGCTGAAAAATGGAAGGGGATGATCCACGAGCCTTTGGACCAAGGGAACTGCGCTGCGTCCTGGGCCTTCTCCACAGctggtgagagagagggcactCTGATCTCCCATGATCCTCCGGTTTTTACTCCACTTCCTGTCCATACCCGACCCGAAGTTGAACTCTCTTGTTGGCTGGTTTTCTTGTTTGTCAGATGTAAACACTGTAGCttttaaaaacatttgacaGAAAAAGCAATGACTCAGATGTTAGGGTTCAGCCTCAACCACAGACTAGCACTGGATACCTTTAAATGGCCTAAATGACTAAACTGAAGTTGACTCTTTATACTTGTCCTAAATGCTAAACAGTAAATGGACTGCTTTTGTATAGAGCTCTCTTCCAAAGTGCTTCACCGATGTGTACACATTCATGCATACTGATGACGAAGGGAGCAACCAGCACATCCCACTACTACTCTGTTCCTGGCCTGGCCTGTAATGGTCCTCTCCTACTTGTGTTCTCTTCCAGCTGTGGCATCCGATCGCATCTCCATTCAGTCCATGGGTCACATGACTCCACAGCTGTCGCCGCAGAACCTCATTTCCTGTGACACGCGGAACCAGGGCGGCTGTGCCGGTGGCCGGATCGATGGGGCCTGGTGGTACCTCCGCCGCAGAGGGTAGGACGATTCTGACCagctctcttcacctctctcacATATGTAGAcacattatactgtatgtgatacAGACAACCCTGGTGGCCAGAAAGAGATCTTTTCAAACCCATTATGAAATACAAAAAGCTGGACTTCTCAACAGAGGGCCATGGAAAGTTATCTACTTAAATGTTGAGTGAAGAGGTTGAGACATGAGAGCTTAAGCTTAAGCTAAGCATAAGAGCTTACTAAGCCTGAAGGTAGAGTTTAGAAAGATCTTATTAAGTCTTTATACCCACACTcatctgatctctctctctatctctctctctctctttcccagggTGGTGACGGAGGAGTGCTACCCCTTCTCCCCTCCCGAGCAGACCCCATCAGAGAGGGCCCACTGCATGATGCACAGTCGCTCGGTGGGCAGAGGCAAGAGGCAGGCCACCGCACGCTGCCCCAACACCCACACCTACAACAATGACATCTACCAGTCCACACCTCCATACAGGCTCTCCACCAACGTAAGACTCCCCTTTTTAGTATTCATCAATATccttattattatcatcagtCATTTAGCAGATTTTCTTGTCCAGAGTGATTTAATGCTAATCAACTGCGAGGACAGTACTGGACTAGGATGTAACTAGGTTAGATCGTGTCTGAAATTGAGTTCACAATCTTCCGATACCTACCCTTTATTCATTGTGCAGATTTTTTTTCTAGAGAGTTGTAGCAGCGTGAGAGAGTTCTGGTTGAGTAGGTTTAACATGATTTCATCCGTAAATCCTGCAAATTAGCTCAAAAATAGACCAGTTTTCACAAAGACAGGTGGTTTGTCTGTAAAGACCGGCAAAGACTTCTTGGCCTCTGAATTGGGATATTCCACCTTTTGTCTGGAATCTCGTGACAGCTTAAGCTTGCTGCTGGTCCAGAtgattctctctcacacacaaaaagcttGAATCTTATCGTTATATAATAAGGGGCTTACGTATGCTTAGCACACCTCTCTGGTCGCTCCTTGGGCTTGTAATCTAGTGCACGAGCCCTTGTTTGTCCTCATATGAGTACAAGGAAACTCTGGAGACCCTCTGACTGTACGACAACACAGCTTGTTTACACTTCAGATAACAGTTAATTTCCTAGTGAAGTGTGTTTATCCCTTATGGGATAAtagcaaacaaacacaggatAGGCGCGATGGCTAATGTGGGTaatgcacactgccctctccccacatacacagcacactatcccatctcccctgtcatccccccaacacacacaccaagacccctggcagttgggttagccccttgagccgtggatctgcccaaggtttcttccttggtaagggagtttttccttgcccctgttgctcttgggtgctccttgttggtgccccccacccaatcccaatcctcccccaccttttttatgcagcccttgccacttaatctactaaaccccccccccccattaatgcacaaataggctgacaccagacataatttcactgcatttcttacttccagtaactatatgcatgtgacaataaacttccttgtatccttgtatccttgtaatgtTTGGCTGGAATGTTCCagactatagaccctttcaagagagttccatgatcagcatcatagttggccccacaagacttcgtttttaacattccatatgttatcttaatgcagaggaagtagattggggcccaaatagaacgttcaagcattgtttttgtttttattgttgaaagggtctattccaCAGTATTACTTCCACTCAAATACCACTTCCTGGTCTGGCTACTCAGACTGGACCGCAGTCTTAGCGGGATGCGACATCATACAAGCAATTTGTAGGTCTGTTTATTAATCCGCCAGGCTATATTGGGATATTACCTGCAGTCTGCGAGAGCTCTCACAAAATCCGACCATAAATCAGCTCTGGGAGAAGCTGAGAGCCACACAACACACCCTCTAACTCCACCCTGAtgaagacacacaacacaccctcTAACTCCACCCTGATGGAGCCACACAACACACCCTCTAACTCCACCCTGATGGAGTCAGCATCGCTACCAAGCCACAAGAATGGGAAGAGACTCAttagtggtggttagtgaggttcccccttcactgtgaagTGCTTTGATTGtctagaaaagcgctatatacaTGCAACatgtggttgttggtggtgaggcaaaaaaggagtgagagagtgactgTAGGGGGTTCACAactattattttaatttcagtgCCCCTCAGGCTTTCCTGTAGATATCACATCTAGACTGATGAGGCCAAGAAAAAGGCTATAAATCGGTTTACTTTCACCACCTCAAACATTGTAATCCACAGAGTCAATAACTAAGTGCTATTAAGTCATAGTCATTATTTTGATAATCTGTTATCGCCATAGATTTTTCACTCACTGATCATTTCTGTACACGTCTCATCTTTACAGGAGAAAGAAATCATGAAGGAGATCATGGATAATGGTCCAGTGCAAGGTAAataaagtatgtgtgtggtgtgtgtgtgtgtgtgtgtgtgtgtgtgtgtgtgtgtgtgtgttcaaggagAGTAAGTccttaaattgtttttttttagggaGTCATTACTTTGACCAAAGTAAGCATAAAGCAGACACCAATTAAAGATGTAATTGACGTCAGTAAATGGTTCTCTTAAGTTCTAAAAGCCCAAGCATTGAGACATCTAGTTTCAGCATGTTAAAACATCACACCACGCAAATGGCATTCCTCTGAGGAGTAGCGAACTGAAGTGCATCATCTTGATGAACTTGTGACTTGTCCTTTCCCCCCGATGACCCTTGTGCTGTCGCCGCTGGAGATGAGCTAAACTCTGACCCCAATCATCTCTCTGCTGACACGGAACAAAACTGTATTCCACATTCCATCCTGGTGATGATTCATGGGATGTTAGGAGACACATCCTGTCCTAACCTCTGTATATgcaacatgagagagagagaaagagagagagagagagagagagagagagaaggaatggaCAAATTAACAAATCCTCTCCATGGAGGGAAGAGAGTTAGAAAGT
This genomic interval carries:
- the tinagl1 gene encoding tubulointerstitial nephritis antigen-like encodes the protein MRPLALLGALLLLVVLVQDGSAWGGSSRSRRDLNNPLHRGGIRDPYGSYCERRGGCCPGRDDQCTVPYLDTICYCDLFCNRTVADCCPDFWGHCLGVSPPHIGICERNGHRFHSGATYKENCNLCTCSSNGRWECEQHACLIEDDMIQAVNRGNYGWRAANYTKFWGMTLDEGLRYRLGTQPPSRIVKAMNEIQMNMDDSNPLPRYFNAAEKWKGMIHEPLDQGNCAASWAFSTAAVASDRISIQSMGHMTPQLSPQNLISCDTRNQGGCAGGRIDGAWWYLRRRGVVTEECYPFSPPEQTPSERAHCMMHSRSVGRGKRQATARCPNTHTYNNDIYQSTPPYRLSTNEKEIMKEIMDNGPVQAILEVHEDFFVYKSGIYRHTDVNYQKLPHYRKHGTHSVRIIGWGEVVTHDGTRKYWLAGNSWGKDWGENGYFRIARGENECQIEAFVIGVWGRVTMEDMHNHHNHHHGRRK